A part of Chloroflexota bacterium genomic DNA contains:
- the trpA gene encoding tryptophan synthase subunit alpha yields MSRLAATFAHLRQVKRRALIGYLTVGYPALEDTLTLVPVMVAAGCDIIELGIPFSDPLADGTTIQRAGFRALQNGVTPAFCLATAARLRALVDVPLLFMTYYNSVFHYGLRQFCADGAAAGIDGLIVPDLPPEEGADLEGIAQEHKLDLVYLLAPTSSPERIQLVAARSRGFIYLVSLTGVTGAREELPPHLEEFVKRVRGIASQPLCVGFGISTPAQAERVAKVADGIIVGSRIIQLIESSADLLASLQTFLRSLRAVL; encoded by the coding sequence ATGAGTCGCCTCGCTGCCACCTTCGCTCACCTGCGCCAAGTTAAGCGCAGGGCCCTCATTGGTTATCTGACTGTTGGCTATCCTGCTTTGGAGGACACTCTTACCCTAGTCCCGGTCATGGTCGCGGCTGGCTGTGACATTATCGAACTGGGTATTCCCTTCTCCGATCCTCTGGCCGATGGGACCACCATTCAGAGGGCGGGTTTTCGTGCTCTCCAGAATGGTGTGACACCCGCTTTCTGTCTGGCCACAGCCGCCCGATTAAGGGCGTTGGTGGACGTCCCCCTCCTGTTTATGACCTATTATAATTCCGTCTTCCATTATGGCTTGAGGCAGTTCTGCGCTGATGGGGCAGCCGCAGGCATCGATGGCTTGATCGTGCCCGATTTGCCTCCAGAGGAGGGGGCTGATTTAGAGGGCATCGCTCAAGAACACAAGCTTGATCTCGTTTACCTCCTGGCCCCCACCTCCTCCCCAGAACGTATTCAGCTGGTAGCGGCCAGGTCACGGGGCTTTATCTACCTGGTATCGCTCACCGGTGTCACTGGGGCCAGGGAGGAATTACCGCCTCACCTGGAGGAGTTCGTCAAGCGGGTGAGAGGGATAGCCAGTCAACCATTATGCGTTGGTTTTGGTATCTCGACACCGGCCCAGGCGGAGAGGGTAGCCAAGGTAGCTGATGGCATCATCGTTGGTAGCCGGATCATCCAGTTGATCGAGAGCAGCGCTGATCTGCTTGCTTCTTTGCAAACATTTCTGCGCAGCCTGCGGGCCGTCCTTTAG
- the trpB gene encoding tryptophan synthase subunit beta produces the protein MNIHYLPDERGYYGEYGGRFVPETLMPALQELERSYREARADPQFENEFAALCRDYVGRPTPLYYAARLSARLGGASIYLKREDLAHTGAHKINNALGQGLLAQRLGKRRVVAETGAGQHGVAAATICAMLGLECVVYMGEEDIRRQSPNVFRMKLLGAEVRPVSAGSRTLKEAINEAIRDWVTNVENTYYLLGSAVGPHPYPLIVRDFQSIVGREVREQLQATGRALPDYIVACVGGGSNAIGIFHPFVADPQVKLIGVEAAGRGLHTKEHAASLLVGKPGVLHGMKSYLLQDEAGQVLPTHSISAGLDYPGVGPEHSYYHDIGRAEYVGVTDTEALEGFQLLCVTEGIIPALEPAHAIYYAAKLAAQLPKESSIVVNLSGRGDKDMQTVAEALGVTL, from the coding sequence ATGAATATACATTACCTACCGGATGAGCGGGGTTACTATGGAGAATACGGCGGCCGCTTTGTGCCGGAGACCTTGATGCCCGCCTTACAGGAGCTGGAGCGATCCTATCGAGAAGCCCGCGCCGATCCTCAATTCGAGAATGAATTCGCCGCCCTCTGCCGAGATTATGTTGGCCGACCGACACCCCTCTACTACGCTGCTCGTCTATCGGCGCGTCTGGGTGGGGCATCCATCTATCTCAAACGGGAGGATCTGGCTCACACTGGCGCTCATAAGATAAACAATGCCTTGGGACAGGGGCTTCTGGCCCAACGTTTGGGGAAGAGGCGTGTCGTGGCCGAAACTGGGGCGGGTCAGCACGGTGTGGCTGCGGCCACTATTTGTGCTATGTTGGGGCTAGAGTGTGTGGTTTACATGGGCGAAGAGGATATCCGACGCCAATCACCCAACGTCTTCAGGATGAAGCTATTGGGGGCTGAGGTACGGCCTGTCAGCGCGGGCAGCCGCACGCTGAAAGAGGCCATCAATGAAGCCATTCGAGACTGGGTGACCAACGTGGAAAACACCTACTATCTCCTTGGTTCGGCCGTTGGTCCGCATCCCTATCCGCTAATTGTGCGCGATTTTCAATCCATCGTCGGACGTGAGGTACGGGAGCAATTGCAAGCTACTGGTCGAGCGCTGCCCGACTATATCGTGGCCTGCGTGGGCGGAGGAAGTAACGCCATTGGCATCTTCCATCCCTTCGTCGCTGACCCTCAGGTCAAGCTCATCGGGGTGGAGGCAGCTGGCCGAGGGCTACATACGAAAGAGCATGCGGCCTCATTATTGGTCGGTAAACCGGGCGTATTACATGGGATGAAATCGTATCTTCTTCAGGATGAGGCAGGACAGGTGCTCCCCACGCATAGCATCTCGGCCGGTCTAGACTATCCAGGGGTGGGGCCTGAGCACAGTTACTACCACGATATCGGTCGCGCCGAATACGTCGGTGTGACCGATACCGAAGCCCTGGAGGGCTTCCAGCTGCTTTGTGTTACGGAGGGCATCATTCCAGCCCTTGAGCCAGCTCACGCCATCTATTATGCGGCCAAACTGGCTGCTCAGCTGCCAAAGGAGTCTTCGATCGTCGTTAACCTCTCCGGACGCGGTGATAAAGATATGCAGACGGTGGCCGAAGCGTTGGGAGTGACCCTATGA